Below is a window of Lacrimispora xylanolytica DNA.
TCTCTCCGATCTGCTGACAGTAATATTCAAAGCTCGGATACTTTCCATGCCCCTGTACCGATATGGTATAAATATAATCAGGCCCTGGTGTTGAATCCAGAGTTTTAATAATCTCACCGGTCAGAATCTTATCCTTGCACCAGCCGGTAGGATTCCGTTCAAAATTGTTCATATACTCTATGGGAGTAAAGGTATCAAAGCCAAGCTGTGAAAACACACGGTTCCTATCATAAAAGGTTGCCTCATTGTTATGTATCGCATGGGCACTGTAACCTATATTTTTCAAATCAAACGCAACACTTTCTGCCGACGTTCTCTTTAAAACCGTTTTATATGGATATTCCCCTGGCCCGAAAAAATCCAGATTCATACCGGTTATGGATTCAAATTCTGTATTTGCAGTACCCGCTCCCACCACCGGAACATTTAAATATCCGCTTGGATAATTCTTTTCCAGCTGGTGGAAAAATGGAATGGGATCGTGTTTTACTGGATTACTTTTCCATAAGGTGGGATCAAAGAAGGATTCCAATTGAATCATAATAACGTTTGGTTTGGTCCCCTCTGATAAGGCATACGTATTTTCCTGAACTAATTCTTCATCCTTTATGGCCTCCATAGCCTTATCGCTATAGCCTTCTGGCTTTGATATCCCTGTATTAAAGATGGAGTTAGAAAAACAGTAAGGAAAGCCATAGGTTCGAAACCCGTCTCCAATATTACCAAAATGAACGGCTACCAGGCCTGTCCTCATGGATAAACTGGTGGCCCCAAGAACAGTTACTATACAGGCCAATATGGTAACAGAACCAATTCCATACCTATTTTTCTCACAGGAAACCGGAGCTTTTTTCCATACAAATAAAAGCAGTGTTGCTGCAAACCCAAATCCAATTACCATAAGTATAATCTGCATCCAGGTAAAGTAGACAGTAGCAAGACTGATGGCATACTTAACCAGCCGGAAATCTGCTGCTGTAAATGGAGTGGTACGGAAAATGAGAAGAATTCCGTTTGTTATTCCCATAAAGAGCCACATGACGGATACAGCAATACAGCAAAAAACCTTCCTTCTTGTAATAAATACCAACGTAAAAGGCAGCAGAATGATTATGGTATTGAGCAGATAAATCAAAAATCCATCCCGCATATAGGTATAAAGGCCTGTCAGAGATTTTCTGGCCGCCAGTTCGATCAATATATTGATAAGGGCGGAAAGGAAAATAAGCTTTCCCAGCCACCTGACATTTGCTTTCATATTATACCTCTTTGTATCTTCAATCATTTGTGAGTCGGCTCTAGTCTATCACATTTTACCGAAAATTTACATACCTTTTTTGAAAAAGCAAAAATTGACAAAAACAGGGACCGGCCATATTGCCGATCCCTGTATCATTAATCCTGTTCTTCTGTAGGCTCAAAAGCCTCTTCACTCACTTTATTGATCCCAGAAGCCGTAGTTTCATCCTCCTGTAATGGAGCTTCTTCTGGTTCCTCAATTATCTCTTCATTTGTTACCGGACTTTGGGCGGCTTCCTTTACATGTGCACCGCACTTTCCGCAATAAATGGAATCCTTTAAAATCTTTGCACCGCACTCTGCACAAATACGGGTTCCCTCGCTTTGGGTCAGTTCAATCTCCAGAGCGGCAATTCTTTCCCGGCTGGCCCTGATGGCTTCGTATGCCTTTGCATACGCTTCCTCTGGTTCTCTATTCGCTTCATAGAATTGTTTACCGATGACTGCATAAGCTTCCTCCAGCTTCGTTTTTTCAGCACTGATCTGTGTCTTTAACTGAATGGTCTCAGTCAACGCTTTTGCCTTGGTAGCGACTTCTTTGCCGGTGTCGCTGAGTGTCTTTCCCAGCTCTTCAAAAAATGCCATCCGTGACTCCTCCTTTGACTTATACTTCTCCTATTTTAACTTTATTGGAAGAAAAAGTCAATGAAAGACTGTTTACCGATCGTTAATTATGCTTTGAAACTCATTTTTCAGAAAATCCGGTAGTTTGTTTCTTGGAATCGAGTATGAAATCTCAATTCTGCTTCCTCCGTAAGAAGTAACAGCAGAAAAGATGATCGAAGCATACTCGGAGTCAGTAAATGGATTCATACTGGAGTACTCTTCCAGGGTAGCAACATTCATAATTTGCTTGATTTCGTCGGGATCAGTGATCGTCATATACGGGGCTTCCAACTCTTCCGTTGTCATCTCATCGCTATTAAACTGAATTTTATCAATATTAATTTCTTTGATCTGACTTAAGTCATTCCAGCTGTCTACATCTATATTATATTCTCGTAATAGATCAAGAGTCTTTACAAAGGATGGATAAATAGGATAATACCCTTTTTCAATGATATAATTGTATTCCCATTTGTTATTGGTATCTGACTTTAATTTTGTCAATTCAGCCTGCTGCTTTGTTATAAACTGAATGGAAGCAATTGGATTTTCTTTTTGCATGGTATCGACCTTCAGATTCATAAGCTCTTCCTGATAGGTCAGCAGTAATTTATCAGTCATCGCCTTATCTGTACCGTTTCTGTCCAGGCTTACTATGCTCATTTGACCACCTCTGCCAACTTTAACGCCAGCAGTGTTATCGATTGTCTGAGTCAGTATGGGATAAACGGCCTGACGGAATTCAGGATTCTCATATATTTGTACAACTTCCTGACTTAATAAAGCTCTCGGTATATCATAAGTACGATAGATCGTCTTTCCATTCTTCAAAGTATACTTGACCGAAAAGCTATAAAATCTTGTATATTGCCCTCCATCTTCCATGGGCTGTAATTCACGGTCGAAACGAGGATTCTCTTTCATTGCCTTTATTGATTCTTCCACCAGCGTAAGAACCGGTTCAATATCCTTAAGCTCCATGTGGTTAAAGAGATAATCATCAGAGGACATGTATTTCCACTCAAAATCACTCAAATCATCCTCAGGTGCTATTATCTCTCCGTAGTTGATCCAGTCATTGGTGTTTCTAAAGGATATACCAACATGCTTTATAGAGTCTTTTGCCGGAACGTAACGATCATAACCAAAAATATCATAGCGGAAACTTGAAAATACAGCGGCCGCCAGAACTCCGCATAGTATCATCTGCTTCCAATTACAAAAGAGCTTACGGAAATCAAAATGATAAATGATCTCTATGGCGCAATGGGACAGTAAAAGTCCGCAGATAAGTCCAAACACTGCCCAGCCCAGTGTAGAATGAACCAGCCAGAAAAACAGGCTTCCGCTAAGTGATGCAAGAATTACAATGGGAATCCGTATGATTGGCATGCTTATGTGAAAAGCCATAGCCTTTCCAGCCGCTTCTGATCCTCTCTTTTTATAGAGCAAGAAAGAAAGAAGAGCCAAAATCACCGTAATGACACAAACGACTACAATTCGAAGAGCGACCCCTTCTACAGATCTTCCAGGTCTCATTTCCTCTACATTTGCCATAAAAAGAAATAAAGGTGATGTTTTATTAAGCATCAACGTGAATAAGGATTTGCTTCCACTGTAGCTGGTATTGAAAAAATGCTGATAACATAATTCCAAAACAGCAAAGACACTGCTTCCGTAGAATTCAAATACAAGGGTTCCAAGAATTCCAACCAGAATATTTCCTGTCAACATCATTGCAACCACTGTTACCGTATACAGAAGGAAATAATGGAGCATAAAAAGACAAAAACTTTTAATTCCAATTCCTGCGATTTCTGGTGTCAGAATTCCATTGACAGCTGCAACTCCATAGGAAAATATTAAATTGATTGCATAAGATGCTATCACAATAAAAATGCCGTTGAAATAATTAGCCCAGAACAAATTCTTTCTATTGACTGGTATACTGTGGTAAAAATCAACTTTTTGTCTGGAATGAAGATAGGAAAAGCTGGTCACTGCCATAATCAAAGACAAAAGTATAATAATTGCTACCAGATAGCCGTTCTGAAAGCTCATCCATTTCTCAACACTTGCCAATAGATTCCTTCTGCTCAGCTCATCGTTGAATTTATCTCCCACCGTTAAGGCTACTCCTACCGGTAACGCAAAGAAAAATAATATGAAAGTAAGAGCTACAGACCAAAGGCGCTGTTTTACATCCTCTTTTAACAAATTAAAAAATAAGCTTCTTGATGTCATAACCGGCCACCTCCGTTTCACTAATAAATATTTCTTCCAAAGATAATGGAATCATCTCATAGAATATTGGCTGATAGGATTCCACCAATCCTTCTATCTCTTCTTTGCTCCCCCGTACAGTTATGGTGTAGAGCTTTCCTCTTTTTTCTGTCTTGATGCGGTTTAGAGCAGTGAGATCGCTTTCTTCCATTCCCTCTTTTAACACACATTGTACTTTATGGATATTAAGCTTCATATCATCTAAATCTCTGGATAGCAGGATTCCGCCCCTGTGGAGAAGGCCCACGTGGTCACAGATATCCTCAAGCTCTCTTAGGTTATGGGAGGCGATAATGGGTGTTAAATTCCGTTCTGCCATGTCATTGGCAAAAAGGCTTTTTACTGCCTGTCGCATCACCGGATCCAGGCCATCAAAGGTCTCATCACAGAAAAGATAATCTGTATTGGCACAGATTCCGCATATGACGGAAAGCTGTTTCTTCATTCCTTTAGAGAAGGTCTGAATCTTTCGTCTGGTATCCAGGCCAAATTTCTCCATGAGGCTTTGAAAACGTGCCTTATCAAATGCCGGATAGACTTTCGCGTAAAACGACATCATATCGGCTGGTGTTGCATTATTAAAATAATATTGGTCGTCAGAAATATAAAAGAAACGCTCTTTTACTGCCTCATTTTCAAATACCGGCTTTCCATCAATGGTTACATTTCCTTCATCGGGCTTTAATATCCCGCTGAGCATCCGAAGAAATGTACTCTTTCCTGCACCATTAGTACCAATCAGACCAAATACGCTTCCATCCCGTATCTCAGCGCTTACGTGATCAACGGCAACAATCGTATCAAACTTTTTTGTAAGGTTCTCCGCTTTAATCATTCTATCTCTCCTCCCCTTGCAGAAATTCTTGTTTAATCCACCCTTCTGCGATCCAGGTGTGGGCTTTATCTTCTGTAAGACCTGATCTTTTTGCCTCATCAATCCAGTTTCCAAGCTTAATCCTAAGCTCACCGTTCTTTAATGCCTGTATGGAACTGGTATCCGCTACAAAGCTTCCTCTTCCTTTTACGGAATAGATGAATCCTCTTCGCTCCAGCTCCGCGTATGCTCTTTGAATGGTATTGGGATTGATAGATAAGTCAGTGGCCAGGGTCCGGACGGACGGTAGCTGGCTATCCTGTTCCAGTACACCACATATCATTAAGTCTTTTAATTTTTCTACAATCTGTTCGTATATCGGCCTGCGGTCTTTGTAGTCTAACAATATCATATTCCACCTCCTACATCTGTATTAATACATCTAATACACTAAGGATAGCAAGAAACCTCTGATTTGTCAACCAGAGGTTTCAATTCTTTTTATTTTTTCAATTTCTTCTATCTTCCACAATAAGTATACGAATGGCATTCTGAGTCAGACTCCAGTTAAACACATACATGGTGTAGGAGACATTGCCTCTGATGTAAATGTTAGACGTCAGGATAAGATTTCCGCTGTACACGCTGCTGCTGGAAACAGAGACCATGTAATAACCGGTCGTAGCATATTGAAAATTGGTTACCTGCTTATAATCCACATCCCGAAATATAATATTAGCTCCATTTAGCATAACATTAATCTTCCGGTTAGTGATGGAAAGGTTACAGACTCTAAAACATCCGGTATTGATTCCACCGTTACATAAATAATCGTCAACTACCATGATATCGAGACCAGAATCTGTGTTATAAAGTGCAATTGTGATTGCACTATTCACAGGTACCTGCACCTGTTTTTTTAGATACACATAATTATTATCATCTGTAACCGTAATGGTCTGATCCCCGGCAGATACTCTTCCATATTGACTCATATCTCCATTGTCAAGTCCCTCAACTGCCACCTGATCATTAATGTAAACCCAAAATGGCGGATAGTTTGCCGCAGCATTTAATAGCCGCACAAGGCCCACCTGATCGGTGTTACAGGAATAGCAGGGAATAATAGGCTTTGGAAACATCGTAATGATCGAACTCCATGTGCCGCTAGCTTCTCCTTCTTCCGGAGAAGGAGGATTAAGTTCAGGCCATTCAACCTGAGGATTTGGTTCCAATATGTTAGACTGCTCTCCTTCCGGCGAAACAGGACCTGTTTCATTGGATGTATTTTGATTACCAACGTCAACGGTTGGCCCGTATTCCCCTGCATTAGAACTATTTTGCATATAGATTATAGTACCCATGGAAAACCTCATATATAATCGTTATATAGTAAGTTTATTCTAACAATATTAGCCAGTGCCTGGCCAACTGCTTTTGTTTGTCTTAACTTTGTTATATTTCCAGACTTTTATGGGATAAATATAAAATGCTACTGTTTGTATCCCTATTATTATATTTGACTTAATAGTATATAATAATATACAAATTACAATAAATATCATTATAATATCATTTTTATGTATAATATGACGTTTTTTAATTAATTTGCATTTTTTTATTTAAATTGACAATATTTTCCTGTATAATGAATATGTATATTACAAAAGAAAGGAAGGTCTCAATTTATTATGAATGAATATTTATCTATGTGGAAGAATTTCTTCAATTTTAAGGACCGTACTACTGTGAAAGGATATTGGATGGCGATCCTTATCAATGCAATCGCTTTATTTATTTTAGGTTTTCTTGGCGCGACTGTAGATTTCTTTATGATTATCTATCTGATTTATGTAGTCGCACTCATTATTCCAGGT
It encodes the following:
- a CDS encoding ABC transporter ATP-binding protein, whose protein sequence is MIKAENLTKKFDTIVAVDHVSAEIRDGSVFGLIGTNGAGKSTFLRMLSGILKPDEGNVTIDGKPVFENEAVKERFFYISDDQYYFNNATPADMMSFYAKVYPAFDKARFQSLMEKFGLDTRRKIQTFSKGMKKQLSVICGICANTDYLFCDETFDGLDPVMRQAVKSLFANDMAERNLTPIIASHNLRELEDICDHVGLLHRGGILLSRDLDDMKLNIHKVQCVLKEGMEESDLTALNRIKTEKRGKLYTITVRGSKEEIEGLVESYQPIFYEMIPLSLEEIFISETEVAGYDIKKLIF
- a CDS encoding DUF6449 domain-containing protein, yielding MTSRSLFFNLLKEDVKQRLWSVALTFILFFFALPVGVALTVGDKFNDELSRRNLLASVEKWMSFQNGYLVAIIILLSLIMAVTSFSYLHSRQKVDFYHSIPVNRKNLFWANYFNGIFIVIASYAINLIFSYGVAAVNGILTPEIAGIGIKSFCLFMLHYFLLYTVTVVAMMLTGNILVGILGTLVFEFYGSSVFAVLELCYQHFFNTSYSGSKSLFTLMLNKTSPLFLFMANVEEMRPGRSVEGVALRIVVVCVITVILALLSFLLYKKRGSEAAGKAMAFHISMPIIRIPIVILASLSGSLFFWLVHSTLGWAVFGLICGLLLSHCAIEIIYHFDFRKLFCNWKQMILCGVLAAAVFSSFRYDIFGYDRYVPAKDSIKHVGISFRNTNDWINYGEIIAPEDDLSDFEWKYMSSDDYLFNHMELKDIEPVLTLVEESIKAMKENPRFDRELQPMEDGGQYTRFYSFSVKYTLKNGKTIYRTYDIPRALLSQEVVQIYENPEFRQAVYPILTQTIDNTAGVKVGRGGQMSIVSLDRNGTDKAMTDKLLLTYQEELMNLKVDTMQKENPIASIQFITKQQAELTKLKSDTNNKWEYNYIIEKGYYPIYPSFVKTLDLLREYNIDVDSWNDLSQIKEINIDKIQFNSDEMTTEELEAPYMTITDPDEIKQIMNVATLEEYSSMNPFTDSEYASIIFSAVTSYGGSRIEISYSIPRNKLPDFLKNEFQSIINDR
- a CDS encoding zinc ribbon domain-containing protein; translation: MAFFEELGKTLSDTGKEVATKAKALTETIQLKTQISAEKTKLEEAYAVIGKQFYEANREPEEAYAKAYEAIRASRERIAALEIELTQSEGTRICAECGAKILKDSIYCGKCGAHVKEAAQSPVTNEEIIEEPEEAPLQEDETTASGINKVSEEAFEPTEEQD
- a CDS encoding DUF805 domain-containing protein — encoded protein: MNEYLSMWKNFFNFKDRTTVKGYWMAILINAIALFILGFLGATVDFFMIIYLIYVVALIIPGIALQIRRMHDINKSGFWILLPFIPIVGTIIFIVFLCKGSVNEDNQYGTTQV
- a CDS encoding DUF4397 domain-containing protein; this encodes MGTIIYMQNSSNAGEYGPTVDVGNQNTSNETGPVSPEGEQSNILEPNPQVEWPELNPPSPEEGEASGTWSSIITMFPKPIIPCYSCNTDQVGLVRLLNAAANYPPFWVYINDQVAVEGLDNGDMSQYGRVSAGDQTITVTDDNNYVYLKKQVQVPVNSAITIALYNTDSGLDIMVVDDYLCNGGINTGCFRVCNLSITNRKINVMLNGANIIFRDVDYKQVTNFQYATTGYYMVSVSSSSVYSGNLILTSNIYIRGNVSYTMYVFNWSLTQNAIRILIVEDRRN
- a CDS encoding GntR family transcriptional regulator; protein product: MILLDYKDRRPIYEQIVEKLKDLMICGVLEQDSQLPSVRTLATDLSINPNTIQRAYAELERRGFIYSVKGRGSFVADTSSIQALKNGELRIKLGNWIDEAKRSGLTEDKAHTWIAEGWIKQEFLQGEER
- a CDS encoding LTA synthase family protein; the protein is MKANVRWLGKLIFLSALINILIELAARKSLTGLYTYMRDGFLIYLLNTIIILLPFTLVFITRRKVFCCIAVSVMWLFMGITNGILLIFRTTPFTAADFRLVKYAISLATVYFTWMQIILMVIGFGFAATLLLFVWKKAPVSCEKNRYGIGSVTILACIVTVLGATSLSMRTGLVAVHFGNIGDGFRTYGFPYCFSNSIFNTGISKPEGYSDKAMEAIKDEELVQENTYALSEGTKPNVIMIQLESFFDPTLWKSNPVKHDPIPFFHQLEKNYPSGYLNVPVVGAGTANTEFESITGMNLDFFGPGEYPYKTVLKRTSAESVAFDLKNIGYSAHAIHNNEATFYDRNRVFSQLGFDTFTPIEYMNNFERNPTGWCKDKILTGEIIKTLDSTPGPDYIYTISVQGHGKYPSFEYYCQQIGEMDEFIRSLVNTLRTRKEPTVLVMYGDHLPGFSWTENEMKNNSLFQTEYVIWNNMNLPVVKKDVEAYQLAAHVLDMLNIHEGTMMRFHQKFLNDKSADSEGYLRDMKTLEYDILYGNHEVYGGENPYESSNLKMGVDNITIDKVVFNDSNVLIYGNNFTPYSKICFDGKAAETTYVWPQLIIAKDIPERKAIDSEISVWQIGRDKVPLSEAGTYHFQTGS